Proteins from a genomic interval of Trichoderma breve strain T069 chromosome 2, whole genome shotgun sequence:
- a CDS encoding phytanoyl-CoA dioxygenase (PhyH) domain-containing protein, with protein sequence MPTKTSSTTDPQASDPIDRDYYLRKPKPLPSDPAIRSLAQAVLRDGYVVIPNAFTEAEALEAKAEIDRLHGHRPRIGRDSFDGFKTNRIFALLNKTRVFDKFCLIPQVHALNNFFLDDDYLIYIMETITINPGEKAQVLHHDDNDYTEMNGATRIIPGSHLWGSDRLGEESEAKSVVCPRGSVIYFLGTTWHSGGANRSDKPRYAATIQYCQPYIRPLENLMLAVDPRKALSGEIPKKIVDMMGYRSAIPFVGYADGLNPKKATNRLIRWLQGPVDYNPPTFAKEAGEKENRILSKL encoded by the exons ATGCCGACCAAAACCTCATCTACCACCGATCCGCAAGCCTCTGACCCAATCGATCGAGACTACTATCTGCGCAAGCCAAAACCGCTCCCGTCGGATCCAGCCATACGTTCTCTAGCCCAGGCTGTGTTACGAGATGGATATGTAGTCATTCCCAACGCCTTTACAGAAGCAGAGGCCCttgaagcaaaagcagagaTTGATCGACTTCATGGTCATCGCCCACGCATTGGCCGCGATTCATTTGATGGGTTTAAGACGAATCGTATCTTCGCTTTGCTGAACAAGACGCGCGTGTTTGACAAATTTTGCCTGATACCCCAAGTCCACGCACTCAACAACTTCTTCCTTGACGATGATTACCTGATCTATATCATGGAGACAATTACTATCAACCCGGGCGAGAAGGCCCAAGTCCTTCATCACGATGATA ATGATTACACTGAGATGAATGGCGCCACAAGAATTATTCCCGGAAGCCATCTCTGGGGCAGTGACAGATTGGGCGAAGAGTCAGAAGCCAAGTCGGTCGTCTGTCCCAGGGGCAgtgttatttattttctcgGTACAACATGGCACTCTGGTGGAGCAAATAGGAGCGATAAGCCACGATATGCTGCAACGATTCAATACTGCCAGCCCTATATTCGACCGTTGGAGAACTTAATGCTGGCTGTTGATCCCAGAAAAGCACTTTCGGGCGAGATTCCGAAGAAGATTGTTGATATGATGGGTTATCGCAGTGCTATTCCTTTCGTGGGTTATG CCGATGGCCTCAATCCTAAAAAAGCCACAAATAGGTTGATCCGATGGTTACAGGGTCCTGTAGACTACAACCCTCCCACCtttgccaaagaagctggtgaaaaagaaaacagaatcCTAAGCAAGTTGTGA
- a CDS encoding major facilitator superfamily domain-containing protein, with protein MTQKPELAKDSQVEENGSLVRFSGLDDPDMPLNWPLNKKIITTAMYGFTTMGATLATAMHGVIGDIWTPQQRGIALVFYSFCTASGPVLGPVVGAALHDKWRWTEYSNGGKALLRVDARDEHVRHAVIRRDVCTSYID; from the exons ATGACCCAGAAACCTGAGCTGGCGAAAGACTCGCAAGTCGAAGAGAATGGATCTCTTGTTAGATTCAGTGGCCTTGACGACCCGGATATGCCACTGAACTGGCCCCTGAACAAGAAAATTATTACTACCGCAATGTATGGATTTACTACAATGGGTGCTACTCTTGCCACTGCCATGCAT GGTGTGATCGGTGATATATGGACGCCACAACAGCGAGGGATAGCCCTCGTGTTTTACTCATTTTGCACGGCTAGCGGGCCGGTGCTTGGGCCAGTTGTAGGAGCTGCGCTACACGACAAGTGGAGGTGGACAGAATAT AGTAATGGCGGGAAAGCTCTGCTGCGTGTGGATGCTCGTGATGAGCATGTTCGTCATGCTGTTATTAGACGAGACGTATGCACCAGCTATATTGACTAG